The Candidatus Nitrosymbiomonas proteolyticus genome has a segment encoding these proteins:
- a CDS encoding 50S ribosomal protein L28, with product MAKICQVSGKKGNNAKHIRHRHSGAWKFRAPKKNRLQDPNLQTVRLRLPQGTVKLTVSTKVLKSPEFAAVASGVKPMPKSWLKKPSYD from the coding sequence ATGGCGAAGATCTGTCAGGTTAGCGGCAAGAAGGGCAACAACGCCAAGCACATCCGGCATAGGCACTCCGGCGCTTGGAAGTTTCGCGCTCCCAAGAAAAACCGATTGCAGGACCCGAACTTGCAGACGGTCCGGTTGCGGCTGCCTCAAGGGACGGTCAAGCTGACGGTTTCGACGAAGGTTCTGAAGAGTCCCGAATTTGCGGCGGTCGCAAGCGGCGTGAAGCCCATGCCCAAGAGCTGGCTGAAAAAGCCGTCCTACGACTAG
- a CDS encoding histidine ammonia-lyase has translation MIELTGGSIPLETLRAVAEGVPGAPAISLAKAAAHRMSRSRATVEQVLASDEVVYGVNTGFGKLSDVSIGAEDLEALQVNLVRSHACGVGAPLSLPETRGLMLLRANVLAAGASGARPEVAERLVEMLNLGVHPIVPEWGSVGASGDLAPLAHLALVMIGEGEAHGPSGSMPGGEALQGAGLPPLRLQAKEGLALLNGTQAMSSVGGLALARCLHLSKLADAAGAMTLEALKGTPAAFDERIHALRPHPGQIESAARLRAFLADSEIRESHRFEDPRVQDAYSLRCMPQVHGAALGALDFARQSLETETGSVTDNPLVFPETRSVISGGNFHGAPLALAWDFAAIAMADLMSISERRIERLVNPDLNEGLPPFLARKPGVESGFMIAQVTAAALLAEARVLAHPSSVDNVPTSGGKEDHVSMGMTGALKLRRTAELAERIFAIELAASAEGLDHRKPLRPGARLRGVYEWVRSHFAPLASDRPLGFEFERLALAIRNDPSIRRILDDASQ, from the coding sequence ATGATCGAACTGACAGGAGGGTCAATTCCCCTCGAAACGCTTCGGGCCGTTGCGGAAGGTGTGCCCGGCGCGCCCGCGATTTCGCTTGCCAAGGCCGCCGCCCACCGCATGTCACGTTCGCGCGCAACGGTCGAGCAAGTGCTCGCCTCCGATGAAGTCGTTTATGGCGTGAACACGGGCTTTGGCAAGCTCTCGGACGTCTCCATCGGCGCAGAGGACCTCGAAGCGCTTCAAGTCAACCTCGTCCGAAGTCACGCCTGTGGAGTGGGCGCCCCGCTTTCTCTTCCCGAGACGCGAGGATTGATGCTCCTGCGGGCGAACGTGCTCGCTGCCGGCGCCAGCGGAGCGCGACCCGAAGTCGCAGAGAGGCTCGTCGAGATGCTGAACCTCGGCGTTCATCCGATTGTCCCGGAATGGGGGTCGGTCGGAGCGAGCGGAGACCTTGCGCCTCTTGCGCACCTGGCGCTGGTGATGATCGGCGAGGGTGAAGCTCACGGGCCTTCGGGGAGCATGCCCGGAGGTGAGGCACTCCAGGGCGCTGGCCTCCCCCCGTTGCGCCTTCAAGCCAAGGAAGGGCTTGCGCTACTCAACGGAACCCAAGCGATGAGCAGCGTCGGGGGCCTCGCGCTCGCCCGGTGCCTCCACCTTTCCAAGCTGGCGGACGCCGCGGGAGCGATGACCCTCGAAGCCCTCAAAGGCACCCCCGCCGCATTCGACGAACGGATTCATGCGCTGCGGCCCCATCCCGGCCAAATCGAATCAGCCGCGAGGCTCCGCGCTTTCCTCGCCGACAGCGAGATTCGAGAGTCGCACAGGTTCGAAGACCCTCGCGTGCAGGACGCGTACAGCCTGAGATGTATGCCGCAAGTGCATGGAGCGGCGCTCGGCGCGCTCGACTTCGCCCGCCAATCGCTCGAAACGGAGACCGGTTCCGTCACCGACAATCCGCTCGTGTTCCCCGAGACCAGGAGCGTGATTTCCGGCGGCAATTTCCATGGCGCGCCTCTGGCCTTGGCGTGGGACTTTGCGGCGATCGCGATGGCCGATCTTATGAGCATCAGCGAGCGGAGAATCGAACGCTTGGTCAATCCCGATCTCAACGAGGGCCTTCCCCCGTTTCTGGCCCGAAAACCTGGGGTTGAGTCGGGGTTCATGATCGCTCAAGTCACGGCCGCAGCGTTGCTTGCGGAGGCTCGTGTGCTGGCTCATCCCAGCAGCGTGGATAACGTTCCGACCTCGGGAGGGAAGGAGGACCATGTTTCGATGGGCATGACGGGGGCGCTCAAGCTCAGGCGGACCGCCGAACTTGCGGAGCGGATCTTCGCGATCGAACTCGCCGCGAGCGCGGAAGGCTTGGATCATCGCAAACCTCTTCGGCCGGGGGCGAGGCTGAGGGGTGTGTACGAGTGGGTGCGCTCGCACTTCGCTCCTCTCGCCTCGGACCGTCCCCTCGGATTCGAGTTCGAGCGTCTCGCCCTCGCTATTCGAAACGACCCCTCGATCCGCCGAATCCTCGACGACGCATCGCAGTAG
- a CDS encoding type IV-A pilus assembly ATPase PilB codes for MQQRYQMLGELLVESGILTNLQLMAALAAQESTHRRLGEIVVERGYTTEDQIVSFLAEQYGLRVAEEFQLEPSPEAIDLIDADFAYASGVLPLRVNEDALECVVSDPVDINLTDAITQRTGKRVRLLLSTASKIEAAVRRAYGLASDSRSVDASEFPGLEPRFCNLELGWHCGHNSVLHCWDEKFGRRVSLIAVPANSPAREEQFELVRTAAERSVPGVAAVHDWVSTPSFDYFVLDKLEGEPLDRILAKLGPRDVAQTARIAIQVAEAIEFLTFGSRSSGIITPQNVVVKADGAASLAPLALPSYAVFGTSRAGVSMDLYELGHFMKDCLAGQVNAPQPTGSYTLPAMQDVIDRCIGVRTEEPFASPLQVARRLRSFSWAPKPFANAPDLGTLQQADKTALLGSVETLPTKKRSWLEGLFGRKAA; via the coding sequence ATGCAACAACGCTATCAGATGCTCGGCGAGCTGTTGGTCGAGAGCGGCATTCTCACGAACTTACAGCTTATGGCTGCCTTGGCGGCGCAAGAATCGACGCACAGGCGTCTCGGAGAGATCGTAGTCGAGCGCGGTTACACGACCGAGGACCAAATCGTGTCGTTCTTGGCCGAGCAATATGGGCTTCGGGTCGCCGAAGAGTTCCAACTCGAGCCTTCGCCTGAGGCGATCGATTTGATCGACGCCGATTTTGCCTACGCGAGCGGCGTTCTCCCTCTGCGAGTCAACGAGGATGCGCTGGAGTGCGTGGTCTCCGACCCTGTCGATATCAACCTTACCGACGCGATTACCCAGCGCACGGGCAAGCGCGTGAGGCTCCTGCTCTCTACGGCGAGCAAGATCGAAGCTGCCGTTCGAAGGGCCTATGGGCTGGCGAGCGACTCCCGGTCGGTCGACGCAAGCGAATTCCCCGGCCTGGAGCCGAGATTCTGCAATTTGGAGCTTGGGTGGCACTGCGGGCACAACTCTGTTCTTCATTGCTGGGATGAGAAGTTCGGGCGACGGGTTTCCCTGATCGCAGTCCCCGCCAATTCCCCAGCTCGTGAGGAGCAGTTCGAACTCGTTCGGACGGCCGCGGAGCGCAGCGTTCCCGGAGTGGCCGCGGTACATGACTGGGTATCAACTCCGAGCTTCGACTATTTCGTCTTGGACAAGCTTGAGGGCGAGCCGCTCGACCGAATCCTCGCCAAGCTCGGTCCGCGCGACGTAGCTCAGACTGCACGCATCGCGATTCAGGTCGCCGAGGCGATCGAGTTTTTGACGTTCGGGTCCCGATCCAGCGGAATCATCACCCCGCAGAACGTGGTGGTCAAGGCCGATGGAGCCGCTTCGCTGGCCCCTCTGGCCTTGCCATCCTATGCGGTCTTTGGAACTAGTCGGGCGGGTGTTTCGATGGACCTTTACGAATTGGGACACTTCATGAAGGACTGCCTTGCGGGCCAGGTTAACGCCCCTCAACCCACCGGCAGCTACACGTTGCCCGCTATGCAAGATGTCATCGACCGATGCATCGGAGTCCGGACCGAAGAGCCGTTTGCCAGTCCGCTCCAAGTTGCCCGCAGGCTCAGAAGCTTTTCATGGGCGCCGAAGCCGTTTGCGAATGCGCCCGATTTGGGGACGCTGCAACAGGCGGACAAGACTGCGCTATTGGGGAGTGTGGAAACCCTGCCGACGAAGAAACGGTCCTGGCTTGAGGGGCTGTTCGGCCGTAAGGCGGCTTAG
- a CDS encoding alpha-glucosidase/alpha-galactosidase: MGAGSFFTNSILRDVVLIPGSLGGELRLVDVDEGRLELARALMERIVEASGDAGKWVVRASLDRAPLLEGADYVINSIEVSGLQCVRWDNDIPLKYGVSQNIGDTLGPGGLFKALRTVPTLLEILADCERYCPDAVVLNYTNPMNVMVLAAARSSKMRVVGLCHSVQGTSRMLARYAGVPYEEMVWQCAGINHLAWFTELRGPDGGDLYPRLLELAADRSSEFAQAEPVRTDVLLHFGGFVTESSGHLSEYLPYYRKRADLLQKYTDTGYRGEEGFYANNWPTWRRQQDEQRKRMISGEEPLDLSRSLEYGAWIIEAIEKDDPIEIHGNVAPNTGLIDNLMPDGCVEVACTVDRRGVTPGRVGRLPKQMAAICESNMRCFDLMADACLERSKSLAIQSLLLDPLTAAVCSPAEIRAMAEEMFEAEDEFLPGFG, encoded by the coding sequence ATGGGCGCCGGCAGCTTCTTCACGAACTCAATTCTGCGCGACGTGGTGCTCATTCCCGGCTCCCTCGGGGGCGAACTGAGGCTTGTGGACGTCGACGAAGGCCGTTTGGAACTCGCCCGAGCTCTGATGGAGCGAATCGTCGAGGCGTCAGGTGATGCGGGGAAGTGGGTAGTCCGCGCGTCTCTCGACCGCGCACCTTTACTTGAAGGTGCAGATTACGTCATCAACTCGATCGAAGTTAGCGGACTGCAATGCGTTCGGTGGGACAACGACATTCCGCTCAAGTACGGGGTTAGTCAGAACATCGGTGACACCCTAGGCCCCGGAGGGCTGTTCAAGGCGCTGCGAACCGTTCCCACGTTGCTCGAAATCCTCGCTGACTGCGAAAGGTATTGCCCCGATGCGGTCGTGCTGAACTACACGAATCCCATGAACGTGATGGTGCTCGCGGCAGCCCGTTCCTCGAAGATGAGAGTCGTCGGCCTTTGCCACTCCGTACAGGGAACTTCGCGAATGCTGGCACGGTATGCGGGCGTTCCTTACGAGGAGATGGTTTGGCAATGCGCGGGGATCAACCACCTTGCGTGGTTCACCGAGTTGCGCGGACCTGATGGCGGCGACCTCTACCCACGATTGCTGGAACTGGCGGCGGATCGCTCGTCGGAGTTCGCCCAGGCCGAGCCGGTCCGCACGGACGTCCTGCTGCACTTCGGCGGGTTTGTCACGGAGTCAAGCGGGCACCTGAGCGAGTACTTGCCCTACTATCGCAAGCGCGCCGACCTTCTGCAGAAATACACCGATACCGGCTACCGGGGCGAAGAGGGTTTCTACGCCAACAACTGGCCGACTTGGAGACGGCAGCAAGACGAGCAGCGCAAGAGGATGATTTCGGGCGAGGAGCCGCTGGACCTGAGCCGAAGCCTTGAATACGGAGCTTGGATCATCGAGGCCATTGAGAAGGACGATCCGATCGAGATTCATGGAAACGTCGCTCCCAACACCGGGCTTATCGACAATCTCATGCCCGATGGCTGCGTGGAGGTCGCTTGTACGGTCGATCGGCGGGGCGTGACCCCTGGGCGTGTGGGCAGGTTGCCCAAGCAGATGGCGGCGATCTGCGAATCGAATATGAGGTGCTTCGACCTGATGGCGGACGCTTGCTTAGAGCGATCGAAATCCCTCGCAATCCAATCCCTGCTGCTGGACCCGCTTACTGCGGCGGTCTGCAGTCCGGCCGAGATAAGGGCGATGGCCGAAGAGATGTTCGAGGCAGAAGACGAATTTTTGCCTGGATTCGGCTAG
- a CDS encoding ATPase — protein sequence MRVIAVTSGKGGVGKSSLSANLAITLAAKNRKVVVFDADLGLANLDVILGVNPRFTLEQVVSGERTIPEVLFDAPGGIRIIPGGSGVSTLVQLSGPQLDRFLSELNTLACETDYLIFDTGAGIDDSVMTFLQAADEVLLVVTPDPSSITDAYATAKTLFSRQPAARVRVVMNAAESEEHARLVFDRLSQVAQQYLGKSMEFAGWVRHDPTVVRCARRRQPFALAEPQCGASRDVGRIAENLLGIGAERRPEDSGTAPTLVDRLRAILGGKARKIA from the coding sequence ATGCGTGTGATTGCGGTAACTAGCGGAAAGGGCGGCGTCGGCAAGTCGAGTCTCTCGGCGAATCTCGCCATCACGCTTGCCGCGAAGAACCGCAAGGTCGTGGTGTTCGATGCCGACTTGGGGTTGGCGAACCTCGACGTGATCCTGGGCGTGAATCCGAGGTTCACGCTGGAGCAAGTGGTTTCGGGCGAGCGAACGATTCCGGAGGTCCTGTTCGATGCGCCCGGAGGCATTCGAATCATTCCCGGCGGGTCCGGGGTGTCGACTCTCGTGCAGCTTTCCGGCCCCCAGCTAGATCGATTCCTTTCGGAGCTCAACACCCTTGCCTGCGAGACCGATTACCTCATTTTTGACACGGGCGCGGGCATCGACGACTCCGTAATGACGTTCTTGCAGGCAGCGGACGAGGTCCTGCTGGTCGTGACTCCCGACCCTTCGAGCATTACGGACGCCTATGCCACTGCAAAGACACTGTTTTCGCGGCAGCCGGCCGCAAGAGTTCGAGTGGTCATGAACGCCGCCGAAAGCGAGGAACACGCTCGGCTGGTTTTCGACCGGCTTTCCCAAGTCGCCCAGCAATATCTGGGCAAGTCGATGGAGTTTGCCGGGTGGGTTCGGCACGACCCGACTGTGGTTCGATGCGCCCGCCGCCGCCAACCGTTCGCGCTTGCCGAGCCCCAATGCGGAGCTTCGCGAGACGTGGGCAGAATCGCCGAGAACTTGCTCGGGATCGGCGCGGAGAGGCGTCCGGAAGACTCGGGAACTGCTCCGACTTTGGTTGACCGGCTACGCGCGATACTGGGCGGAAAAGCGCGAAAGATCGCCTAG
- a CDS encoding polysaccharide export → MVERRASRQLLTARALSFLGLLLFAAAAWTQVKVEPGDALRLETDADPALCGVFRIQVGGSTLMPGIGPMDLAGLTLPQVQEVLKDRLVSAGYPKTATLQVRLVALPDMPVRFRGAVLRSGTVPFREGLRLSQVAALASPTEAADLQEVEITSAAGERVTVAFDPSDPTSGDPLLRPGDRVYFALRNRTSDVSVLGGVLKPGPIRFVPGLTVRSAIAYAGGLHPDAQMAAIVVEREGRLVSWVDWTAGDDAPLERGDVVKVPRKEEGPYVLVIGLVRREGRVSFRSGLTLTQAIRGAGGGLSNADLSRVQILRRINGNLKRFTFDLAKIDSREVPDPELQMGDVVDVPVLIPKDGGG, encoded by the coding sequence ATGGTCGAGCGACGCGCGTCCCGCCAACTCCTAACGGCGCGAGCCTTGAGCTTCCTCGGTCTGCTCCTCTTTGCCGCCGCCGCATGGACGCAGGTCAAGGTCGAACCGGGCGACGCCCTTCGATTGGAAACCGACGCCGACCCCGCGCTGTGCGGCGTCTTTCGGATTCAGGTGGGCGGCTCGACTCTGATGCCCGGAATCGGCCCCATGGACCTCGCCGGTCTCACCCTCCCTCAAGTCCAGGAGGTCCTGAAAGACAGGTTGGTATCCGCCGGCTACCCCAAGACCGCCACGCTTCAAGTGAGGCTGGTTGCCCTGCCCGACATGCCGGTTCGATTCCGAGGGGCCGTGCTGCGAAGCGGTACGGTGCCTTTCCGCGAGGGGCTCCGGCTCTCCCAGGTCGCCGCGCTGGCCTCTCCGACCGAGGCCGCCGACCTACAAGAAGTCGAAATCACCTCGGCGGCCGGCGAGCGGGTAACGGTCGCATTCGATCCCTCGGACCCCACGTCAGGCGATCCGCTGTTGCGTCCGGGCGACCGCGTCTACTTTGCGCTCCGCAACCGAACGAGCGACGTGAGCGTCTTGGGCGGGGTCCTCAAGCCGGGGCCGATCCGATTCGTTCCTGGCCTGACGGTCCGCTCGGCGATCGCCTATGCGGGGGGATTGCACCCCGATGCCCAAATGGCCGCCATCGTGGTCGAGCGGGAAGGCAGGCTGGTGTCGTGGGTCGATTGGACCGCCGGTGACGACGCCCCTCTGGAGCGTGGCGATGTCGTAAAGGTCCCCCGGAAAGAGGAAGGTCCTTATGTGCTCGTGATCGGCCTGGTGCGTCGCGAAGGGCGCGTGAGCTTTCGCAGCGGCCTCACCCTCACACAAGCCATCCGGGGAGCGGGTGGGGGCTTGTCCAACGCCGACCTCAGCCGGGTGCAAATCCTCCGGCGAATCAACGGCAACCTCAAACGGTTCACCTTCGACCTCGCAAAGATCGACTCCAGAGAAGTCCCCGATCCCGAACTTCAAATGGGCGACGTGGTCGATGTCCCGGTCCTCATCCCTAAGGATGGGGGCGGGTGA
- a CDS encoding D-alanyl-D-alanine dipeptidase, giving the protein MRVKWDRSKGSPEPMAALDRVAEIESGEPLARLAEAAPSVLIARESVIPYLRKTVAERLENAARSLPGGLKIGVTDAWRPFARQKRIYDFIFRCAQEAFPQRSHAALKRTVNALVHAYDRKAPPGHCTGAAVDVWLFDAQGEPIDVSAPFSRYQAHWTYSLGLEPRAAEMRMTLVEAMLNAGFSNCREEWWHYSYGDAAWAVRTGQSSCVYGKIELDPELYEEQERLAEEMFKDRPNPFLHPEDH; this is encoded by the coding sequence GTGAGGGTCAAGTGGGACCGTTCGAAGGGCTCTCCCGAGCCGATGGCCGCGCTCGACCGCGTGGCTGAGATCGAGTCCGGAGAACCCTTGGCACGACTTGCCGAAGCGGCCCCTTCCGTCCTGATCGCGCGCGAAAGCGTGATCCCTTACCTGCGCAAAACCGTCGCCGAGAGGCTGGAAAACGCCGCGCGGAGCTTGCCTGGGGGACTTAAGATCGGGGTCACCGACGCGTGGCGTCCTTTCGCCCGACAGAAGCGCATCTATGACTTTATCTTTAGGTGCGCGCAAGAGGCGTTTCCGCAGCGCAGCCACGCAGCCCTCAAGAGAACCGTCAACGCGCTGGTCCATGCCTACGACCGCAAGGCGCCACCGGGACATTGCACGGGAGCCGCGGTCGACGTGTGGCTGTTCGACGCCCAGGGCGAGCCCATCGACGTCTCGGCCCCTTTCAGTCGCTACCAAGCCCATTGGACCTATTCACTGGGCCTTGAGCCTCGCGCGGCGGAGATGCGAATGACCCTCGTCGAGGCGATGCTGAATGCGGGGTTTTCGAACTGCCGCGAAGAGTGGTGGCACTACAGCTACGGAGACGCCGCGTGGGCCGTTCGAACCGGGCAGTCCTCGTGCGTCTATGGGAAGATCGAACTCGATCCTGAACTGTATGAAGAGCAGGAAAGGCTCGCCGAAGAGATGTTCAAGGATCGGCCCAACCCGTTCCTCCACCCGGAAGATCACTGA
- a CDS encoding type II secretion system protein E, GspE, translating into MAVSQFQSPDRLGQILLDQRLISKAQLEEALEFQKTNPSPLGTILVTRGMITNDLLLRALAAQMGVTPWHLEADLPDSEVVDLIPLEVCEKYQVLPVRKQGDLLTLAMRNPLDFPAIDLVRKTTGLRIEPVLANAERLSKAVEDGTITKTRTRSMDTLISLAIQEFGSDSRGRESNKLGEEDTRPVVEIVNQIVGDAIQAGASDVHIEPRESCIEIRYRQDGELRTAREMPLALMPLIATRLKIIAGLDIVETRLPQDGRFDVEIDRRKVDLRVAVIPNHFGQRFVLRILDRRASVKKLTELGFNDENLGLFRAMVDKPYGMVLVTGPTGSGKTTTLYAALQELRKRTSNIMTAEDPVEYEIEGISQSQVNEKIELSFPELLQAILRQDPDVILVGEIRDAETAQTAVRAALTGHLVLSTLHCNDATGAVPRMLDLGVDPFLLSTSLIGVTAQRLVRTLCPHCSEFVEDSEESDFIASVTGESNRKGSWHEVGCSRCRHTGFKGRMAVHELLAVTPDVSSAIARQDAIETLRELAGRHGFRSLQEDALQRVLEGKTTLEEVKRQVFLTAGSKLAPALKLAA; encoded by the coding sequence ATGGCGGTTTCACAGTTTCAAAGTCCCGATAGGCTCGGGCAGATTCTACTTGACCAGAGGTTGATCTCGAAGGCCCAGCTCGAAGAGGCCCTGGAATTCCAGAAGACGAACCCCTCGCCGTTGGGGACGATCTTGGTCACGCGAGGGATGATCACGAACGACCTCTTGCTGCGGGCTCTTGCCGCGCAAATGGGAGTCACGCCGTGGCACCTTGAAGCGGACCTACCCGACAGCGAAGTCGTGGATCTGATTCCGCTCGAAGTGTGCGAGAAGTATCAGGTCTTGCCGGTGCGAAAGCAGGGCGATCTGCTGACGTTGGCGATGCGAAACCCGCTCGATTTTCCGGCGATCGATTTGGTGCGAAAAACCACGGGCCTGAGAATCGAGCCCGTGCTCGCCAACGCCGAGCGGCTCTCGAAGGCGGTGGAAGATGGCACGATCACCAAGACCCGTACGCGGTCGATGGACACGCTCATTTCGTTGGCGATCCAGGAGTTTGGCTCGGACAGCCGAGGCCGGGAGTCCAACAAGCTGGGCGAAGAAGATACGCGGCCCGTCGTCGAGATCGTCAACCAAATCGTGGGCGATGCGATTCAGGCTGGGGCCAGCGACGTCCATATCGAGCCTCGGGAATCGTGCATCGAGATTCGGTATCGACAGGACGGGGAACTCCGAACCGCACGGGAGATGCCTCTGGCTCTGATGCCTTTGATCGCCACGCGGCTCAAGATCATCGCCGGCCTCGATATCGTCGAGACCCGGTTGCCGCAAGACGGTAGGTTTGACGTTGAGATCGACCGACGCAAGGTGGACCTTCGCGTCGCGGTCATTCCCAACCACTTCGGGCAGCGATTCGTATTACGAATCCTCGATCGGAGGGCATCAGTGAAGAAGCTCACCGAGTTAGGGTTCAACGATGAGAACCTCGGGCTATTTCGGGCGATGGTGGACAAGCCCTACGGAATGGTGCTGGTCACCGGGCCTACGGGGAGCGGAAAAACGACGACCTTGTACGCGGCGCTTCAGGAACTTCGGAAAAGGACCAGCAACATCATGACCGCCGAAGACCCGGTCGAATATGAGATCGAAGGGATCAGCCAGTCGCAGGTGAACGAGAAGATCGAGCTTTCTTTCCCTGAACTCTTGCAGGCGATTCTTCGTCAGGACCCCGATGTGATTCTGGTCGGCGAGATTCGCGACGCGGAGACGGCGCAAACCGCGGTCAGGGCCGCGCTTACGGGACACCTGGTGCTTAGCACGCTTCACTGCAACGACGCTACGGGCGCTGTCCCACGGATGCTCGATTTGGGCGTCGATCCGTTCCTGCTCAGCACGAGCTTGATCGGCGTTACCGCCCAGCGACTCGTGCGGACGCTGTGCCCCCATTGCTCTGAGTTCGTGGAAGACAGCGAGGAGTCGGACTTCATCGCTTCGGTCACTGGGGAATCGAACCGGAAGGGCAGTTGGCACGAGGTCGGTTGTTCGCGATGCCGCCATACCGGGTTCAAGGGTCGAATGGCCGTCCACGAGTTGCTGGCGGTGACTCCCGACGTATCGAGCGCGATCGCCAGGCAAGACGCGATCGAGACGCTTCGCGAATTGGCGGGGCGACATGGGTTCCGCTCGCTTCAGGAAGACGCCCTTCAGCGCGTTCTCGAAGGCAAGACCACTCTCGAAGAGGTCAAGCGCCAGGTGTTCCTTACCGCAGGATCGAAGCTGGCACCGGCCCTCAAGCTTGCGGCATGA
- a CDS encoding two-component system response regulator, protein MTQTKRILLIEDNVDDERMTLRALRRTNIMNEVVVACDGQEAMRLLFGDDANPGVPREMESLSLIILDLQLPKVSGLEVLQRIRSTPHTLAIPVVALTSSEDPELLKQAYECGVNSFLKKPNSADEFDDVVVQCMMYWLLLNQLPSNHGHGIAS, encoded by the coding sequence ATGACGCAGACGAAGCGGATTCTTTTGATCGAGGACAACGTCGACGACGAGCGCATGACGCTACGGGCGCTCCGGCGGACCAACATCATGAATGAGGTTGTGGTCGCCTGTGACGGACAAGAGGCGATGCGCCTGCTTTTCGGCGACGACGCGAACCCGGGCGTCCCCCGAGAAATGGAATCGCTTTCGCTGATCATCCTCGACCTGCAACTGCCCAAGGTGAGCGGCCTCGAGGTCCTCCAGAGAATCCGGTCCACGCCTCACACGCTTGCGATCCCCGTCGTCGCGTTGACCTCCTCCGAAGACCCCGAACTTTTGAAGCAGGCTTACGAATGCGGAGTCAACAGCTTTCTCAAGAAGCCGAACAGCGCCGACGAGTTCGATGATGTGGTCGTTCAGTGCATGATGTACTGGCTCCTGTTGAACCAGTTGCCTTCGAACCACGGGCACGGGATCGCATCCTGA
- a CDS encoding urocanate hydratase translates to MLMNNLDPEVAESPDDLIVYGGTGKAARNWACFEAIVRELRNLENDETLLIQSGKPVGVFRTHEHAPRVLIANANLVGRWSNWEHFRELDRKGLMMYGQMTAGSWIYIGSQGIVQGTFETFAAAGRKHFGGGLSRKLVVSGGMGGMGGAQPLAATLNGAQFLGVDVDAARIQKRIDTGYCDRISASLDEALAWLEEARQNDEPLSVGLVGNCADVLPEFARRGVVPDLLTDQTSAHDPLNGYVPSGLSLSEALELRANDPDEYVRRSLASMAEHVRAMLELKAKGAVTFDYGNNIRGFAFSAGVQDAFDIPGFVPEYIRPMFCEGRGPFRWAALSGDPEDIRKTDQLVLELFPHDEVLRRWITLAADKIQFQGLPARICWLGYGERAQFGRAINEWVRNGQLSAPIVIGRDHLDCGSVASPFRETEMMKDGSDAVADWALLNALLNTAAGASWVSIHNGGGVGIGYSQHSGMVIVADGSAGMDARIERVLTCDPGIGVARHVDAGYEDAAETARTRGIRIPMSSE, encoded by the coding sequence ATGCTCATGAACAACCTTGACCCGGAGGTCGCTGAGAGTCCGGACGATCTGATCGTCTACGGGGGGACGGGTAAGGCGGCCCGCAATTGGGCGTGCTTCGAGGCGATCGTCAGGGAGCTGAGAAACCTCGAAAACGACGAAACGCTGCTCATTCAATCGGGCAAGCCCGTTGGGGTGTTTCGAACTCACGAACACGCTCCCCGCGTTCTGATCGCCAACGCCAACCTCGTGGGGCGCTGGTCGAATTGGGAGCACTTCCGCGAACTCGACCGCAAGGGCCTGATGATGTACGGGCAAATGACCGCCGGCTCTTGGATCTACATCGGCAGTCAAGGGATCGTCCAAGGCACGTTCGAGACGTTCGCCGCTGCCGGCCGCAAGCACTTTGGAGGCGGGCTCTCGCGCAAGCTTGTGGTGAGCGGCGGCATGGGCGGAATGGGGGGCGCGCAGCCTCTCGCGGCTACGCTCAACGGAGCTCAGTTCCTCGGCGTGGACGTAGACGCCGCTCGCATTCAGAAGAGGATCGACACGGGCTATTGCGACCGGATATCAGCGAGCCTCGACGAAGCGCTCGCTTGGCTGGAGGAAGCGAGGCAAAACGACGAGCCGCTCAGCGTGGGGCTGGTGGGCAATTGCGCCGACGTGCTCCCCGAATTCGCCCGCCGTGGGGTCGTGCCCGACCTGCTGACCGACCAAACCAGCGCCCACGACCCTCTGAACGGCTATGTCCCGTCTGGGTTGTCGCTGAGCGAAGCGCTCGAGCTTCGGGCCAACGACCCTGACGAGTACGTTCGACGGTCGCTGGCATCGATGGCCGAGCATGTGAGGGCGATGCTCGAACTCAAGGCGAAGGGGGCTGTAACTTTCGACTACGGAAATAACATTCGAGGGTTCGCTTTCTCGGCCGGAGTTCAAGACGCGTTCGACATCCCCGGATTCGTGCCCGAGTACATACGGCCGATGTTCTGCGAGGGCAGGGGACCCTTCCGCTGGGCAGCGCTTTCCGGAGACCCCGAGGACATCCGAAAAACCGACCAACTGGTGCTGGAACTCTTCCCTCACGACGAAGTTCTCAGAAGATGGATCACGCTTGCCGCCGACAAGATTCAGTTCCAAGGGCTCCCGGCGAGAATCTGCTGGCTGGGCTACGGCGAAAGAGCGCAGTTTGGACGAGCGATCAACGAATGGGTGCGGAACGGCCAGCTCAGCGCGCCGATCGTGATCGGGCGAGATCACCTCGATTGCGGATCGGTCGCGTCGCCGTTTCGCGAGACCGAGATGATGAAGGATGGTAGCGACGCCGTGGCAGACTGGGCCTTGCTCAACGCTCTTCTCAACACTGCAGCAGGCGCCTCTTGGGTTTCGATCCACAACGGTGGTGGAGTCGGCATCGGATATTCGCAACATTCGGGCATGGTGATCGTCGCGGACGGTTCGGCTGGAATGGACGCCCGGATCGAAAGGGTCTTGACGTGCGATCCCGGCATTGGCGTCGCTCGGCACGTTGACGCCGGTTATGAGGACGCGGCGGAGACGGCGAGGACGAGGGGCATTCGGATTCCCATGAGCTCGGAGTAG